The nucleotide sequence CTTCGGTGACTTCCTCGACATAATGAGGCTCGCCCTGCGCACGCAGGAAATCGACCACTTTCTCTACCTCGCCATCCGAGACAAACGGGCCATGGGTGCGTAGAATTCGGCCACCACCGGCCATGTAGAGCATGTCGCCCTGACCCAGAAGCTGCTCCGCGCCCTGCTCCCCCAGAATGGTGCGGCTGTCGAACTTGCTGATCACCTGGAAGGAAATACGGGTCGGAAAATTGGCCTTGATGGTGCCCGTGATCACGTCCACGGATGGGCGTTGTGTCGCCATGATAACATGAATACCGGCAGCGCGGGCCATCTGCGCCAGACGCTGCACTGCAGCCTCGATTTCCTTGCCCGCGACCATCATCAGATCGGCCATTTCATCGATCACCACGACGATGAATGGCAGCGGCTCCAGCGCCAGCTGCTGCTCCTCGAAAGTCGGGCGGCCTGTTTCGGGATCGAAGCCGGTCTGTACCCGGCGGGTCACGACCTCCCCACGCGCTCGGGCTTCAGCCACTCGCTCATTATAGCCAGTGACGTTACGCACGCTGAGCTGGCTCATCGAGCGATAGCGGCGCTCCATTTCCCGCACGACCCATTTCAGTGCCGTCACCGCCTTGGCTGGTTCGGTCACCACGGGTGACATCAGATGCGGGATGCCATCATAGACTGACAGTTCCAGCATTTTCGGATCGATCAGGATCAGGCGGCATTGATCCGGCGACAGGCGATACAGCAGCGACAGGATCATCGCATTGACGCCGACCGACTTGCCGGACCCCGTCGTGCCGGCAATCAGCAGATGCGGCATACGGGCCAGATCGGCCACCACCGGCGCACCGCCAATATCCTTGCCGAGCGCCAGTGCCAGACGGCCCGGATGGCGCATCGCCTCATCCGCGCCGAGCAATTCGGCGAGATACACCGTCTCCCGTTTATCGTTAGGCACCTCGATACCGATGACGTTTCGCCCCGGCACCGTGGCGATACGCACCGCGAGCACCGACAGGCTGCGGGCGACATCCTCCGCCAGACCGATCACGCGAGCACTGCGGATGCCGGGGGCCGGTTCCAGCTCATACAGCGTCACCACCGGACCGGGGCGGATATCGCGGATCGCCCCCTGCACCCCGTATTCGCCCAGCACCGTTTCCAGCAACCGGGCATTTTCCTGCAACACCTGGTCACTCGGTCGGCTACCGCCACGGGGGGGAGGCTGCGTCAGCAGGTCGAGCGGCGGCAACTGCCAGCCCGGCTCTTCCTCCACAACCTGCCGTGCAGAGCGACCAGAAGGTGCAGCACTCTGCGCTGACAGGGACGATGCCCGCGCAGGAGGAGCCACCGTGATGCGCGGATCAGGTCTGATCCGCGGCGGTGCAGGCACGCCCACCGGTTCGGGAGGCAGCGTTGCCTGCCTCTGCCGCTCGTCAAAATCTTCATCGGGGAAATAGGGATCGTTCTCATCATCCCGCATGGCGTCATCGACAGGCCTACCCCTGGCAGGTCCATTCCCGGATGGCGTGCGTTCCTGCACCTTCTGTCGGGCGCGGGCGGTGAGGGAGGAACGGGTTTCCTCCCGCACCGCCTGTTCCATCATCGTCATATCATAGCGGAGATGCCCCTCCGCATCGTTCTCATCATCCACCAGCCGGACCGCACGCTGTTTCAGCCGCCCCAGCAGTCCGCCACCCCGACCGAACAGACCGCGTGAACGAGACATGGCCGGACCGATATGGTCACCATAAACCGATGACAGTGACGCCGCGCCACGCCCTGCAGCCCGCCACTCCCCCGCAGACAGGCCAAACGCCAGGAAGACCAGCAGGATGGCCAGGCCAAGCCCTGCCACCCAGATCACTCCATCCCCCAGCGGTCCCAGCACTGCATGTCCGGCCTGGAGCGAAGCACCGGCCAACAGATCGCCGCTCAATCCGCCCAGGCCGGCGGAACTTGGCCAGTTCCGATGCAGGGCAGGAACCAGTTGCCCAACAGCCGCCACCACGGCAGACACAACCGGCATGGCGACAATCAGACTGCCGAACCGCAAGATCACACTGCCCA is from Granulibacter bethesdensis and encodes:
- a CDS encoding DNA translocase FtsK 4TM domain-containing protein, translating into MAVVTSPRQRQAKRFLSPALKALAHRRMAEMGGLVLGLVALALLIALVTYNPHDPSFDTATGQEPTNLAGRAGAMLADILLQGFGVAAILPVLAMLIWAWRISSHRGLGSVILRFGSLIVAMPVVSAVVAAVGQLVPALHRNWPSSAGLGGLSGDLLAGASLQAGHAVLGPLGDGVIWVAGLGLAILLVFLAFGLSAGEWRAAGRGAASLSSVYGDHIGPAMSRSRGLFGRGGGLLGRLKQRAVRLVDDENDAEGHLRYDMTMMEQAVREETRSSLTARARQKVQERTPSGNGPARGRPVDDAMRDDENDPYFPDEDFDERQRQATLPPEPVGVPAPPRIRPDPRITVAPPARASSLSAQSAAPSGRSARQVVEEEPGWQLPPLDLLTQPPPRGGSRPSDQVLQENARLLETVLGEYGVQGAIRDIRPGPVVTLYELEPAPGIRSARVIGLAEDVARSLSVLAVRIATVPGRNVIGIEVPNDKRETVYLAELLGADEAMRHPGRLALALGKDIGGAPVVADLARMPHLLIAGTTGSGKSVGVNAMILSLLYRLSPDQCRLILIDPKMLELSVYDGIPHLMSPVVTEPAKAVTALKWVVREMERRYRSMSQLSVRNVTGYNERVAEARARGEVVTRRVQTGFDPETGRPTFEEQQLALEPLPFIVVVIDEMADLMMVAGKEIEAAVQRLAQMARAAGIHVIMATQRPSVDVITGTIKANFPTRISFQVISKFDSRTILGEQGAEQLLGQGDMLYMAGGGRILRTHGPFVSDGEVEKVVDFLRAQGEPHYVEEVTEGSDEDGGSMIPGMGGAGDGERGLFDQAVALVAREGKASTSFIQRHLSIGYNRAAKLIEQMEKEGIVGPANHVGKREVLVRRTPREDD